In Prochlorococcus marinus str. MIT 1214, one DNA window encodes the following:
- the uvrC gene encoding excinuclease ABC subunit UvrC, with translation MELTPLIKDKSRLTNFLKDIPNDPGCYLMKDREDRLLYVGKSKKLRNRVRSYFRSSDELSPRISLMVRQVVDIELIVTDTESEALTLESNLIKSNQPYFNVLLKDDKKYPYICITWGDKYPRIFLTRKRRERQKKDKYYGPYVDVYLLRQTLFSIKKLFPLRQRRIPLYKDRTCLNYSIGRCPGVCQEEISSEDYKNTLKRVEMIFQGRTEELRLLLEKQMHSLSDSLKFEEAGSVRDQLKGIDKLYESQKMIIPDSSVCRDIIALATEENISSIQIFQMRSGKLIGRLGYFSDNNNLSTSHILQKVVENHYSNVDPIEIPSEILVQHQLQNTDIISDWLSELKKQKVNITIPKRSKKAEIIKLVEKNANMELQRIRQSHDKNLVELDDLTNILELLKIPKRIECYDISHIQGSDAVASQVVFIDGIAARQHYRKYKIKSSNIKLGHSDDFESMAEVITRRFKRWARYKEDGGDMNKLSSNESSVLDKDNLNDWPDLVVIDGGKGQLSSVLEALEELNLDQNINLISLAKKKEEIFIPNVKQSLDTDPNQPGMLLLRRIRDEAHRFAITFHRQKRSQRMKRSQLNEIPGLGPQRIKLLLEHFRSIEAIQMASLSELSSAPGLGSSTAGVIRNYFHPNENK, from the coding sequence GTGGAATTAACGCCGTTAATTAAGGACAAGTCAAGACTAACGAATTTTTTGAAGGATATACCAAACGATCCTGGTTGTTATTTGATGAAAGATCGTGAGGATAGATTGTTATATGTTGGTAAGTCAAAAAAGTTAAGAAATAGAGTTAGAAGTTATTTTCGATCCAGTGATGAATTGAGTCCAAGAATCTCTTTAATGGTTAGGCAAGTTGTAGATATTGAGTTGATAGTTACTGATACCGAAAGTGAAGCCTTAACTCTTGAATCAAATTTAATAAAATCTAATCAACCCTATTTTAATGTTCTATTAAAAGATGATAAGAAATATCCCTATATTTGTATAACCTGGGGTGATAAATATCCAAGAATTTTTTTAACTAGGAAAAGACGGGAAAGACAGAAAAAAGATAAATATTATGGTCCATATGTTGATGTTTATTTACTTAGACAGACCCTATTTAGTATAAAAAAACTGTTTCCTCTTAGACAAAGAAGAATTCCTCTTTACAAAGATAGAACGTGTCTTAACTATTCAATTGGAAGATGTCCTGGCGTTTGTCAAGAAGAAATTAGTTCAGAAGATTATAAAAATACACTAAAACGAGTTGAAATGATATTTCAAGGGAGAACTGAAGAATTGAGACTTTTATTAGAAAAACAGATGCATTCTTTATCAGATTCATTGAAGTTTGAAGAAGCTGGATCTGTCAGAGATCAGTTAAAAGGTATAGATAAATTGTATGAATCTCAAAAGATGATTATTCCTGATTCATCTGTATGCAGAGATATAATCGCATTGGCAACAGAAGAGAATATATCCTCTATTCAAATTTTTCAAATGCGCTCAGGAAAATTAATTGGAAGACTTGGATATTTCTCAGATAATAATAATCTCAGTACTTCTCACATACTTCAAAAAGTTGTAGAAAATCATTATTCAAATGTTGATCCGATTGAAATACCTTCAGAAATATTAGTTCAACATCAATTACAAAATACAGATATAATATCGGATTGGCTAAGTGAATTAAAAAAGCAAAAAGTTAATATAACAATCCCAAAAAGATCTAAGAAGGCGGAAATTATTAAATTAGTAGAAAAGAATGCAAATATGGAGTTACAAAGAATTAGACAATCTCATGACAAAAATTTAGTTGAGCTTGACGATTTAACCAATATACTAGAGTTACTAAAAATTCCAAAAAGAATTGAATGTTATGATATTAGTCATATTCAAGGTAGTGATGCTGTCGCTTCTCAGGTAGTATTTATTGATGGTATTGCGGCTAGACAACATTACAGAAAATATAAAATTAAAAGTTCAAATATAAAACTAGGGCATAGTGACGATTTCGAATCAATGGCTGAAGTTATTACTAGGAGATTTAAAAGATGGGCTCGTTATAAAGAGGATGGAGGTGATATGAATAAACTATCAAGTAATGAATCTAGTGTTTTAGACAAGGATAATTTGAATGATTGGCCTGATTTAGTTGTAATTGATGGAGGTAAAGGTCAATTAAGTTCGGTATTAGAGGCTTTAGAAGAGTTGAATCTAGATCAAAATATAAATCTCATATCTTTAGCCAAGAAGAAAGAAGAGATATTTATTCCAAATGTTAAACAATCATTAGACACTGACCCTAATCAACCTGGAATGCTTTTGTTAAGAAGAATTAGAGATGAAGCTCATAGGTTTGCTATTACCTTTCACAGACAAAAAAGAAGTCAACGTATGAAACGCTCTCAATTAAATGAGATACCAGGATTGGGACCACAAAGAATCAAATTATTATTGGAGCATTTTAGATCAATAGAGGCTATTCAAATGGCATCTCTTTCCGAACTTTCATCAGCACCAGGCTTGGGATCATCTACTGCTGGTGTTATTCGAAATTATTTTCACCCAAATGAAAATAAATAA
- the cobN gene encoding cobaltochelatase subunit CobN, whose translation MHRISTLPGNEPQEENTFIEQPSAPVIFLTSATSDITCLSTVLKVPDNSKWKNKIRALPIAYLSSNASIDHYITNTCNTAEIILVRFLGSKSYWSYGFEQLGLWQLEKPNRHLIVVSGIESTANDVQEISSLNQEKVDLFQTLLNQGGIKNYNYMLQTLEKIIDVEEINLNSDLIEYHDELIKWKWKNNDNPSIAVFLYKSLLQSGNTELADKINEISNKYKLNAKIIWITSFKSKNIENHIVSLLEKENIKAIITTTSFSSVEYKHDDVKKNLWDRIDIPVYQLLISSSSITEWKESTVGLNPIDLSIQVVLPEVDGRICTIPVAFKNLTYTDDELSIAVYKTEPYEKHIEWCIKYIKNLTYLQQTNNSNKKIALVIANYPVKDSRIANGVGLDTPESLFNILNWLKDEGYNLGNEDIPDNSNELINLILSHRTNSEETISNEPQSYLNIKDYLIYWKELESNVKEKISNRWGEPLDSCQLEKSGFPINGINFGNITILIQSNRGYESDNLSDLHSPDLPPTHKYIAQYCWLYNTFKANAIVHLGKHGSLEWLPGKGVGLSHNCFPFILCPPIPNIYPFIVNDPGEGSQAKRRTHAIIIDHLTPPLSHAGSFNDLLMIENLIDEYYESKLINDNRNELLENKIIDLLIKNSWPGIESNKLKAEKDKLNIQDLIDNAESYLCEIKNSQIRTGLHVFGVNQSMDKLVELTLAISNVPTGITLGLTQYLAEDLGFTFDPWSDEESKKLKQVDIDLFKKYTAINARKVGKVVAWLNDIGKYIIEFHCFNILNFKNRSKKKIKLDSKILNYLDHEKPNIFINHLLNNILPRLLNSSSNEKTNFLKALDGKRISSGPSGAPTRGKLEVIPTGKNFFSVDIRAIPTETAWDLGKRSAEQIMELYLQENGEHLSHLAISIWGTSTMRNGGEDICQLFALMGLRPIWDGTLRRVVDVEVIPLSVLNRPRVDVTLRISGLFRDAFPQIIELIRRGQNLIGNLKESSSNNPLAESYRNGNTKSRIYGSAPGSYGAGLQEIINSGSWENQSELADAFIEWSKWRYEGSSKIIKDKDGLESNLSKVKVVLHSQDNREHDILDSDDYYQFQGGLVSAIKKISGTNPQAYFADNSRYQRPRIHKLSKEIDKVVRSRLLNPKWIEGIKEHGYKGAFEMSASLDYLFSYDATTNLVPNWCYQSIVNNWLMNNNTKNFISENNPWALRDIAERLLEASNRKLWTNATIEEISSIKKLLSDIDSKIENYTSNNNL comes from the coding sequence ATGCATAGAATTTCCACCCTTCCAGGGAATGAACCTCAAGAAGAAAATACATTTATCGAACAGCCATCAGCTCCAGTTATCTTCTTAACTAGCGCTACATCTGATATAACCTGTTTATCTACAGTATTAAAGGTCCCTGACAATAGTAAGTGGAAAAATAAAATAAGAGCATTACCTATAGCTTATTTATCTTCAAATGCATCAATTGATCATTATATAACTAATACATGTAATACAGCTGAAATTATTCTTGTTAGGTTTTTAGGATCAAAATCATACTGGTCTTATGGATTTGAACAATTAGGTTTATGGCAATTAGAGAAACCAAATAGACATCTGATAGTAGTCTCGGGAATTGAAAGTACAGCAAATGATGTTCAAGAAATTAGTAGCTTAAATCAAGAGAAAGTTGATTTATTTCAAACACTTTTAAATCAAGGAGGTATAAAAAACTATAATTATATGCTTCAAACCTTAGAGAAAATAATTGATGTTGAAGAAATTAATTTAAATTCAGATTTAATTGAATATCATGATGAGTTAATAAAATGGAAATGGAAAAATAATGATAATCCATCTATTGCCGTATTTCTCTATAAATCACTTTTACAATCGGGCAATACAGAGCTAGCTGATAAAATAAATGAAATATCTAATAAATACAAATTAAATGCCAAAATAATATGGATTACAAGTTTTAAATCTAAAAATATAGAGAATCATATAGTAAGTTTATTAGAAAAAGAGAACATAAAAGCAATAATAACTACAACCTCATTTTCATCAGTTGAATATAAACATGATGATGTGAAGAAAAACCTATGGGATAGAATAGATATACCTGTATATCAACTACTAATATCTAGCTCATCAATAACTGAGTGGAAAGAATCTACTGTAGGTCTTAACCCCATTGACTTATCAATTCAAGTTGTTTTACCAGAAGTTGATGGTCGAATCTGTACAATTCCAGTTGCATTTAAAAACCTTACTTATACAGATGATGAATTATCAATTGCTGTATATAAAACAGAGCCATATGAAAAACATATTGAATGGTGCATAAAATATATAAAAAATCTAACTTATCTACAACAAACGAATAATTCTAACAAAAAGATAGCTCTCGTTATAGCAAATTACCCAGTAAAAGACTCACGAATTGCGAATGGAGTTGGTTTAGATACACCCGAAAGCCTATTTAATATTTTGAACTGGCTTAAAGACGAGGGATATAATCTAGGAAATGAAGATATTCCTGATAATAGCAATGAATTAATTAACCTTATATTAAGTCATAGGACGAATTCTGAAGAGACAATCTCAAATGAACCTCAATCATATCTAAATATTAAAGATTATTTAATTTATTGGAAAGAGCTCGAATCTAACGTTAAAGAAAAGATATCAAATCGATGGGGCGAACCACTTGATTCTTGTCAATTAGAAAAATCTGGATTTCCTATTAATGGAATAAACTTTGGAAATATAACAATTCTAATTCAGTCAAATAGGGGGTATGAGAGCGATAATTTATCTGATTTACACTCGCCCGACTTACCTCCTACACATAAATATATTGCACAATATTGCTGGCTATATAATACATTTAAAGCGAATGCAATTGTACATCTAGGTAAACATGGAAGTTTGGAATGGTTACCAGGAAAAGGGGTTGGTTTAAGTCATAATTGTTTCCCATTTATTCTTTGTCCTCCTATTCCAAATATATATCCATTTATTGTAAATGATCCTGGCGAAGGCTCCCAAGCAAAAAGAAGAACACATGCAATCATTATAGATCATTTAACCCCACCACTTTCTCATGCCGGTAGTTTTAATGACCTATTAATGATTGAGAACCTAATTGATGAATATTATGAATCTAAACTAATTAACGATAATAGAAATGAATTATTAGAGAATAAGATAATAGATCTTTTAATTAAAAATTCATGGCCAGGCATTGAATCAAATAAATTAAAAGCAGAAAAAGATAAATTAAACATACAAGATCTAATAGATAATGCAGAAAGTTATTTATGTGAAATTAAGAATTCGCAGATAAGAACTGGTCTTCATGTTTTTGGAGTTAATCAGAGTATGGATAAATTAGTAGAGTTAACACTCGCTATTTCCAATGTCCCGACAGGAATAACTCTAGGTCTTACTCAATATTTAGCAGAAGATTTAGGTTTTACGTTTGACCCTTGGAGTGACGAAGAGAGTAAAAAGTTAAAACAAGTAGATATTGATTTATTTAAAAAATATACAGCTATTAATGCAAGGAAAGTCGGCAAAGTAGTTGCCTGGTTGAATGACATCGGGAAATATATAATAGAGTTTCATTGTTTTAACATACTTAATTTCAAGAATAGATCAAAAAAGAAGATAAAACTTGATAGTAAAATTTTAAATTACCTAGATCATGAAAAACCTAATATTTTTATAAATCATTTACTAAATAACATTTTACCCAGACTATTAAATAGTTCAAGCAACGAAAAAACAAATTTTCTCAAGGCTTTAGACGGTAAAAGAATTTCTAGCGGTCCTTCTGGGGCTCCTACAAGAGGAAAATTAGAAGTTATACCCACAGGCAAGAATTTCTTTTCGGTTGATATCAGAGCAATACCAACTGAAACAGCTTGGGACTTAGGGAAAAGAAGTGCTGAACAAATAATGGAACTTTATCTACAAGAAAATGGTGAACACCTTTCACACCTTGCTATTTCAATTTGGGGTACTTCAACAATGAGAAATGGTGGAGAAGATATTTGTCAGCTTTTTGCTCTCATGGGTTTAAGGCCAATATGGGACGGTACTTTAAGAAGGGTAGTTGACGTTGAGGTCATTCCCCTCAGTGTATTGAACAGACCAAGAGTAGACGTAACATTAAGAATTTCTGGTTTATTCAGGGATGCATTTCCACAGATAATTGAATTGATTCGAAGAGGTCAAAATCTTATTGGAAATTTAAAAGAATCCTCTTCTAATAATCCACTTGCTGAGTCATATAGAAATGGAAATACAAAATCAAGAATATATGGATCTGCACCTGGATCATACGGAGCAGGATTACAAGAAATAATCAATAGTGGATCTTGGGAGAATCAATCAGAACTAGCTGATGCATTTATCGAATGGAGTAAATGGAGATATGAAGGTTCAAGTAAAATCATAAAAGACAAAGATGGATTAGAAAGTAATTTATCAAAGGTAAAAGTAGTACTTCATAGTCAGGACAATAGAGAACATGACATACTTGATTCAGATGATTACTATCAATTTCAGGGTGGATTAGTTTCTGCGATTAAAAAAATTAGTGGAACAAATCCTCAAGCCTATTTTGCAGATAATTCAAGGTATCAACGGCCAAGAATTCATAAACTCTCAAAAGAAATTGATAAAGTTGTTCGTAGCAGATTATTAAACCCTAAATGGATAGAGGGGATTAAAGAACATGGATATAAAGGAGCTTTTGAAATGTCAGCTAGCCTTGACTATTTATTTTCTTATGATGCAACTACAAACTTAGTTCCAAATTGGTGTTATCAATCTATAGTGAATAATTGGTTAATGAATAATAATACGAAAAATTTTATTAGTGAAAACAATCCTTGGGCTTTAAGAGATATCGCTGAAAGATTACTAGAAGCATCCAACAGAAAACTTTGGACAAATGCAACTATTGAAGAAATATCATCTATAAAAAAATTACTATCAGATATAGATAGTAAAATTGAAAACTATACTTCTAATAATAATTTATAA
- the hemJ gene encoding protoporphyrinogen oxidase HemJ — MIFSPETYLWFKSFHIIGVVVWFAGLFYLVRLFIYHVEVQNEKEEIRDVFNKQYTLMEKRLANIITTPGMILAVIMASGLLYMQPVYLTQTWMQIKLLFVTFLLIYHFYCYKIMNELTNNQYNYSGQQLRALNELPTLLLVVVVMLVVFKNQFPTSAASWLIFGLILFMAASIQFYAKWRRNRKQFT, encoded by the coding sequence ATGATTTTTTCACCAGAGACATATTTATGGTTTAAATCTTTTCATATTATCGGTGTAGTTGTTTGGTTCGCTGGCTTATTTTACCTAGTCAGATTATTTATTTATCATGTAGAAGTCCAAAATGAGAAAGAAGAAATAAGGGATGTATTTAATAAGCAATATACATTAATGGAAAAAAGACTAGCTAATATTATAACAACTCCTGGCATGATTTTAGCTGTCATTATGGCATCTGGATTATTATATATGCAGCCTGTATATCTTACACAAACATGGATGCAGATTAAATTATTGTTTGTCACTTTTTTACTTATTTATCATTTTTATTGCTATAAAATCATGAACGAATTAACTAATAATCAATATAATTATAGTGGACAGCAACTCCGCGCTTTGAACGAGTTGCCGACACTATTATTAGTAGTTGTTGTAATGCTTGTTGTATTTAAAAACCAGTTTCCAACTAGTGCAGCAAGTTGGTTAATATTTGGCTTAATTCTCTTTATGGCTGCAAGTATACAGTTTTATGCTAAATGGAGAAGAAATAGGAAACAATTCACTTAG
- a CDS encoding PHP domain-containing protein, giving the protein MSDIDSTELINIIKSITKNSCPNSINFHMHSTFSDGSLTAKQIYSQAIELNIDHYAITDHHSVNAYIELSKISDSIYKERSNFPKLWTGIEITCLLKGCLVHVLGLGFDHNSKYLLPYVDHKAAIGNELLASTVVDSIHKANGIAVLAHPARYKLPFDLLINEASKLGFDAVETWYNYERAHNWIPSEFVCDKIFDCANSYSLLSTCGTDSHGLSLLRR; this is encoded by the coding sequence ATGTCTGATATTGATTCTACTGAATTAATTAACATAATTAAATCAATTACTAAGAATAGTTGTCCAAATTCTATCAACTTTCACATGCATTCAACATTTAGTGATGGAAGTTTGACTGCTAAACAAATTTATTCCCAAGCAATTGAATTAAATATTGATCATTATGCAATTACAGATCATCATTCAGTTAATGCATATATTGAATTAAGCAAAATTAGCGACTCTATATATAAGGAGAGATCAAATTTTCCTAAACTTTGGACTGGTATAGAAATTACTTGTCTATTAAAGGGGTGTTTAGTTCATGTTTTAGGTCTTGGTTTTGATCATAATTCAAAATACTTATTACCTTATGTTGATCATAAGGCTGCCATTGGTAATGAGTTATTAGCTTCGACAGTAGTAGATTCTATTCATAAAGCTAATGGAATTGCCGTTTTAGCTCATCCCGCTAGATATAAGCTTCCATTTGATCTCTTGATTAATGAAGCATCAAAACTTGGTTTTGATGCTGTTGAAACTTGGTATAACTATGAAAGAGCACATAATTGGATCCCATCAGAGTTTGTATGCGATAAAATATTTGATTGCGCAAACTCTTATTCATTATTATCAACCTGTGGTACCGACAGCCACGGACTATCTCTTCTTAGGCGTTAA
- a CDS encoding branched-chain amino acid transaminase, with the protein MHNFLPFAWFEGQCIPFNEAKLSIATHALHYGTAAFGGMRAIPDPNNSKSFLLFRADKHAKRLCQSARFLMTELDEDFVLKSLEIFLVKNKPTQPVYIRPFVYTSDLGIAPRLHNIETNFFIYGIELGDYLSPDGVTCRVSSWTRQQDNSLPLRGKISGAYITSSLAKTEAVKSGFDEALLLNSQGKISEASGMNIFIVRNGELITPGVDQDILEGITRSSVIELAKKDGIKVIERPVDKTELFISDEVFLTGTAAKITPIKMIETTSMSKDMPIMNSLRTKLTKITEGLDPEYENWVKRVQID; encoded by the coding sequence ATGCATAATTTTCTTCCATTCGCTTGGTTTGAGGGGCAATGTATCCCATTTAATGAGGCGAAGCTATCTATAGCTACTCATGCACTTCATTATGGAACTGCAGCTTTTGGAGGAATGCGCGCTATTCCTGATCCAAATAATAGTAAATCATTTTTATTATTTAGAGCAGACAAACACGCAAAAAGATTATGTCAAAGTGCTAGATTTTTGATGACTGAATTAGATGAGGATTTTGTATTAAAGTCTCTTGAAATATTTCTTGTTAAAAACAAACCGACTCAACCTGTATACATCAGACCATTTGTATATACTAGTGACTTAGGAATTGCACCAAGGTTACATAATATAGAAACTAATTTCTTTATTTATGGAATAGAACTAGGTGATTATCTATCACCTGATGGGGTTACTTGTCGCGTTAGTAGCTGGACTCGTCAGCAGGACAACTCACTTCCATTAAGAGGTAAAATTAGTGGAGCTTATATCACCAGCTCCTTAGCCAAAACTGAAGCTGTAAAAAGCGGATTTGATGAAGCACTATTATTAAATAGTCAAGGAAAAATCAGTGAAGCTAGTGGTATGAACATTTTTATAGTACGTAATGGTGAATTAATTACACCTGGTGTTGATCAAGATATTCTTGAAGGTATAACTCGTTCAAGTGTTATAGAACTGGCAAAAAAAGATGGTATAAAAGTTATTGAAAGACCAGTAGATAAAACAGAATTGTTTATATCTGATGAAGTATTCCTTACAGGAACGGCGGCTAAAATTACCCCTATAAAAATGATTGAAACTACATCAATGAGCAAAGATATGCCAATAATGAATTCATTAAGAACGAAGTTGACTAAAATTACAGAAGGTTTAGATCCTGAATATGAAAATTGGGTTAAACGTGTACAGATAGATTAA